TGTACTACGGCAATTCTGTTGCTAATCTGATCTCCATTGCTGCCAAATACAATGGCTGTTCAGTTCGTTGCGTAAAGGACTAGGTTGGCCTTTTCTGTAATAGTGACGTCTGCCTAGATTTAAAAATTATACCATTTGGTATTATTCCAAATGGTATAATTTTTGGGGGAGGGGGGTGTGTAACGGATTTGCTACCCTAAATTATAGTCGTCCGTGATATGCGGGCGGCGTTTGTGTTAAAGAGAATGAGACTGAAAATTGCTAAATAACTGCAAAAGTATTGCTTTTTGCAGTTGTTATGGCTATATTTTGATATGATAATGCAGGAGGTCTGTATGCCGATGACGGTTTTGCAAATAAGGATTGAAGATGATTTGAAAAAACAGGTTTCCGACCTGTTTGAAAGCCTTGGAATGGATATACCCACGGCTGTGCGCATCTTTTTTAAGCGTGCTCTTGTCGAAAACGGAATTCCCTTTGAGGTGAAGGGAATGCCTTCTCCTACAAAACAGGATGGCATTAATTTGTTGAATGCGTTACATGCGGCTCAGGAACAGGCATATAAAAATGGCGTTGCGAATCTAAGCGAAGAGGAAATTGAAGCCGAAATTAAGGCCGCTCGTATGGAGAGGAAGAAAAAATGATTTTTGCTGTGCTCGATACGAATGTTTTAATTTCTGCAGCTCTAGCGCATAATAAGTATTCTATTCCTTATTCTGTTTTTAGGGGTGTTGTTGAAAGGCGTTTTGTCCCTCTTGTTGATGATAATATAGTTCGCGAGTATTGGGAGGTGTTTTCTCGTCCAAAATTTTCATTTATGCAAGAAACAATAAATGATATTGTCGGAAATACTATAAAATTTGCGATAAATCAGCCGGTTCCACCATCTGGTATAGAACTCCCTGATAGCGATGATGTTGTCTTTTATGATGTGGCTAGGGCTCATCAAGATAAAGGTGCTTATCTTGTGACAGGAAACTTGAAACACTTTCCAAATTGTGGGTTTGCTGTTTCTCCCCGTGATTTTATGAATATCATTACACCGAACAAAGGAAACCACATGGTTAACGATAATTCTGCTGTTTATGACCCTACGGGGCTTTTGGCTGCTTTGCACGAAGCTCAGCGTCAGGCTCATGAAAATGGGGTGGACAATCTGACCGAAGAAGAAATCGAGGCCGAAATCAAGGCTGCTCGCGCGGAGAGAAAGAAACGGCTTGGAACGAACGGATGAACGAAATTACGGAAAAAGATGTAAAAAGGCTTTGGGTCGAAAAGGACGCTGTTTGTGTCGAACTGAAAGACGGCCGAATCGGGCGTGAACTCATCCGCGATTACGAACCGCTGCGGAAGGCTACGCGAAAGCAGTTGGAGAATTGCCGCGTAGATTGCGATGGCGTGTGGTTTGACGATCTGGACGAAGGCCTGGATCTTTCGGGATTCTTTTCGCCGAAAAAGACAAATCCCATTGGCCGCATATTTTGGCTGTTCCCCGAACTGAACGCTTCGGCGTTTGCCCGCCGATTGGGAATCCCTCAGCCCCTGTTCGCCGCATACGTAAACGGAACGAAAAAGCCCTCTTCGGCAAGAAAGAAACTCATTGACGAGGAACTCCGCCGTATCGGCAGGGAACTGCTGAAGACCGTGGCGTAGTTTTTGTCTTCTGTGAGGCCGCCTTTTTGTCGTTTTAGGCGAAATAAATTACATTTGCTTTGAATTTATTATATCGGGTTACCGGAGGATTTATGAAAAAGTTTCTTGTTGCGATGGGATTGGTGGCGTTTGCTGTTGTCGGGTGCGACGATAGTTCGTCGGCATCTGCAGGGCAAAACGATGAACCGGCTGTTGAATCGTCTTCTTCGAGTAGTGGCAAGGTCACTGATAAGGTTGGTGAGCCTGCCGAAGGGTCATCTAGCAGTGACAAAACGAGTGTGTCCAGCAGCAGTTCTGCTGATGAGCTGTCGAGCTCTAGCCTGGTCGAGATATCAAGTTGTAGCGAGGGTGAAGGGACGTCTAGTTCATCCGGACAAAAAATAGAGTCCAGTAGTAGTTCTGCAAGCGGGATAAATTGTTCGGCGCTCTTGGAGGGCGAAACGGGTTGGAGCTGGGATGTGCCGAAGGAATGCCGCTTTAACCCTGATATTGACTACGGCTCCATGACCGATAGCCGTGATGGCAAGGTCTACAAGACTGTGGAAATTGGTGATTTGGTATGGATGGCTGAAAATCTGAACTACGCCGACAGTGTAACGACCACGAGTCTCAAGGGTAAATCCTGGTGCTACAACGACGTGGCCGCCAACTGCGACGTGGCCGGTCGCCTTTATACCTGGGCGGCGGCGATTGACTCGGTGGCATTGGCGTCCGATGAAGAGAACCCTTTGGATTGCGGTGACGGCAAGACCTGCGCCATGCCAGACACTGTGTACGGGGTTTGTCCGCCGGACTGGCACTTGCCAACATATGCAGAGTGGAATGCCTTGTTCATGGCGGTGGGGGGGTATAGAACTGCGAGCTGGGCTCTCAAAACTCAGAGCGGCTGGATCAATAGAGACAGTCGCACAGAAGGTAACGGCGAGGACGAGTTCGGCTTTTCCGCGTTGCCTGCAGGCAGCTGGAGCGACGTTGGGTCTTACTACTGCGATGAGGGCCGCAACGCGCGTTTCTGGAGTGCGTCTGAGTATGGTGAAGACAACGCGTACTTTTTAGGCATGAACAACGTCTTCTCCGATGCGAGTCTGTCCCCCACCTACAAGAGCCACGGGAATTCAGTTCGCTGCGTAAAGAACTAAAAAAGCGATTATTATGATTTCGCTTGCTTTGGTGTAGTTTACTTTGTTTGAGTAGAAAAGGAGATGCCCGACTAAATCGGGCATGACAATGAGAATGGATTGCTTCGTCGTTGCACTCCTCGCAATGACGTAATTCGGGGTTTTAGGGGCGGAGCCACTAGGCGTGGGGGTGGTGTAGGACCCGTCGATAGCCTGGCCGCAAAGCGAACATTCCGGAACGGCCATGCGAGCGTGCGGAGCAGGCTGAGTCGGGGCCGAAAACAGGGGGAGGCTTCCCCCTTTTGTGTAATTCGGGACTGGATTCTTCGTTTCGTACTTCGCACTTCACTCAGAATGACGTTTTTTGCACTTTTCTTGCGCGATTCCTAATCACTAATCACTAATCACTAACCACTAAAATGCTATCTTTCCCCCCGGAAACATTCTAATTAACAGAGGTTCAAAAAATGAATTATTTCAATTCTATCCCTATGCGTCGCCAACTCGAAGAAATTGGCCACTGCCGTTTCATGGAACATTCTGAATTCAGCCGTGGTGTTGAAGCCCTCAAGGGCAAGAAGATCGTGTTCGTCGGTTGCGGTGCCCAGGGTCTCCATCAGGGTCTTGACCTGCGCGATAGCGGCCTCGACGTCTCTTACACGCTCCGCAAGGAAGCCATCGAACAGAAGCGCCAGTCCTGGAAGAACGCTACTGAAAACGGCTTCAAGGTCGGTACCTACGAAGAAATGATTCCGGATGCAGACCTCGTTTGCAACCTCACACCGGACAAGCAGCACCACAACGTGATCCCGGCTATCATGAAGCTCATGAAGAAGGGCGCAGCCCTCTCTTACAGCCACGGCTTCAACATCGTTGAAGAAGGCCAGGAAATCCGCAAGGACATCACCGTGATCATGGTCGCCCCGAAGGGCCCGGGTTCCGAAGTCCGTAGCGAATACGTTCGCGGTTTCGGTATGCCCTGCCTTATCGCTGTGCACCCGGAAAACGACCCCGAAGGTAAGGGTTGGGACTACGCCAAGGCTTACGCCGCTGGCCTCCATGCCGACCGTCCGGGCGTTCTCGAAAGCTCTTTCGTTGCCGAAGTGAAGTCCGACCTCATGGGCGAACAGACCATCCTTTGCGGTATGCTCCAGACCGGCACCATCCTCTGCTACGACAAGATGGTGAAGGAATTCGGCGTTGAACCGGCTTACGCGGTCAAGCTGCTCCAGTACGGCTGGGAAACCATTTCCGAAGCTCTGAAGCATGGCGGCATCACCAACATGATGGACCGTCTCTCCAACCCGGCCAAGATCCGCGCAACGGAACTCGCCGAAAAGATGAAGAAGATTATGAAGCCGCTCTACCAGGAACACCAGGACAACATCATCTCTGGCAAGTTCTCCAGCACCATGATGGTGGACTGGGAAGCCGGCGACAAGGATTTGCTCAAGTGGCGTGGCGAAACGGGCGAGCTCGAATTCGAAAAGGTCGAAGCTACCGACAAGGTCATCACCGAACAGGAATACTTCGACCGCGGCGTTCTCATGACCGCCATGATCAAGGCCGGTGTGGAACTCGCATTCGAAACCATGTGCTCCGTGGGCATCAAGCCGATGAGCGCCTACTACGAATCTCTCCACGAGACTCCGCTTATCGCGAACCTCATCGCTCGTAAGAAGTTGTACGAAATGAACCGCGTGATCAGCGACACCGCCGAATACGGTTGCTACCTGTTCGCCAACAAGTGCGTGCCTCTGCTCGCCGACTTCATGAAGAATGAAGTGAAGAAGGACGACATCGGCGCTATCTACGGCGAAGGCAAGACCACTGCTGTGGATAACGAAGAGCTCATCAAGGTGAACAAGAACATCCGTCAGCATCCGGTGGAAGAGGTCGGTGCTTGGCTCCGCGAACGCATGAGCGGCATGACGAAAGTTGTCTAAGCTTCGTCTAGCTTCGTTCTCGACCCTCTCGCTGTACTAGTTGTACAGCTTCGGGGTCTGCGGCCTCGCTATACTCGCTTATCCAAGCTTTCGGAAAGAAGTATAACTGGTTGTAGTGAACATTTTAATTGTGAGCAATAAAGCGCCTCGTATTAACGAGGCGTTTTTTGCGAGAGTGAGGCGATGTCGTAGGTACCTATTTGCTGTAGAGCCGAACGGTCTTGTTTGTACGCTACGCGCAACCACGCCTCGTTCTGCTCGCTTATACTTAGCGGGATGAAAATTGAAGAAGTCCGTCGGGTACGCGCCCGGCGGGCTTTTTCTGTATTCTCGCTTTGCCTGCAAACCACTGTCTACTGCCTACTTCCTACAGTCTACTCTTACTATATTATCCCACATGAATAATTCTCAATCTCGCAGCAAGCTTCGTGACGAAGTCTATACCCAGATGATGTGCGCGCAGGCGCGCCTTTCTAAAGACCAGAATACCCAGATGGGGGCGGTGCTGGTGAGTGCCGACGGTCGCGTGATCAGCACGGGCTACAATGGCGCTCCGGCTGGTTTCGACGACGAGACGGTGCCGTACACCCGCGAAAAGCAACTGCTGGCGTACGATTTGCTGGATGCCGATTCGGGCGAGGTCCTGAGCCACCACGAGTTCGAGGCCAACAAGTACCCGTTCATGGTGCATGCCGAAATCAACGCATTGCACTATGCCCGCGGCAAGGTTCCTCCCGGCTCCAAGCTCTACGTGATCGGTTTCCCTTGTGAACGCTGCTCTTTGGATATTAGCCTTTCGGGCGTTGCCGAAGTGTTCGTGACCAAGGACGATTATGACCCGAAGTCCACGCTGAACAACGGCCGCGATACGGCTTACTACATGTTTGCGCAGGCGGGAATTATCGTGACGCTGTGCGGTAAGCGCATTCGTCCGGTGGTTTCGAAGCCGTTAAATAGAGCTTAGAACTTAGATCGCTGCTCCCCATAGAGGATAACTCAACTATAGAGCTAAAGTTCTAAGTTTCGTATAGCTGCAGAACTTAGGTTATTTTTTTTCTAAGCTCTAAGTTCTGTCAACTAAGTTCTTTTATGTACTGTAGACATTTTTATTTAAAAAATGTAGACTTTTTGGCTGAATATTTATTATATTAGTAACCGGGAGCATTTTGCGCTCGGTTCTTTTTATTGGATTTTTAATATGGTGAATCTTTTTGAATACTTGAACTACCGCGAATTCTTGCGTGACGCCTATGAAGAGCGCCATAAGGGTGACTGGCGCTTCAGCCATCGCTACATTGCTGACCGCGCCGGGTTTGATGCGTCGATGTTCAACAAGATTCTGCAGGGCAAGCGCAACCTGACCAGTCGCCTGGTTTCGGTGTTTGCCGATATTTTTTGTAATGATGACCGCGAAAAGGCCTACTTTGCCGACATGGTGGCGTTCAACCAGGCGAAGAACCATTCCGAAAGCCGTCAGTACCTGGAAAAGCTGGTGGCCACCAAGGAATGCAAGGTCGAAAATGTGGCCAAGGACCAGTTCGAATACTTTGACCACTGGTACCATGCGGTCATCCGCGAATTGGTGACCTTTTACCCGTATGTGGGCGATGACGCGGCGCTTGGCCTGATGGTGCGCCCGCCGATTACGGCTTCGCAGGTTAAGTCTTCGATTGCGTTGCTGGAACGCCTCTCGATGATCAAGAAAAACGAGGCGACGGGCTTTTACGAACAGACGCAGGGCCTGATTTCGAGCGGGTCTGAATCTTTCAGTACGGCGGTCAACTCTTACATTCAGCAGAACTTGAATGTGGCGCAAGACGCCATGGACCGTTTTGAACGCGGTGAACGCAATTTGTCGACGCTGGCCTTTGCCTGCGACGAGCCGACTTACAAGGAACTGGTCGAAATGGTGCGTCGCTTTAGGCGCGAAGTCTTGGCGAAGGTGGGCCAGTGCGAAAAGCCCAATCGGGTGTTCCAGCTCGGTATGCAACTGTTCCCGCTTTCAGACCCGTATCCGCCACCGCAGCGACGCGGGCGCAAGCGCCGTATTCGCGGACTTGAAATGACCGAAGGCGAATCGCAGGTTGTCGTTGATGCGAACGAGGCGACGGAACTCAAGGATGGATTGACCGAAACCTTAAGAAATGCCGAAGGGGGTGCTGCCGATGCTTAAGAATTTGTATAAAAGTTTGCTTGCGTCGGCTTTGCTTGCAGGTTCGTTTACAGCTTGTAGCAATGACAAGAATGTTGCCGGCGGTACCGAGGCGGAATCGACGGTTGTTGCGCTGCAGATTCAGGTGTCGGGAAATGCCGCTTATTCCCGCGTGCGTGCGCTTCCGGACGATTTCCTGGCAGAAGAGGCGACCGAAGCGGAATGGATCGAAACCGATGAAAATGGCTTCGTGAAAATTCCGATGGAACCGGGCGCATACACGGTTGAAGCCCGCCATGTGGATGGATCCGATGCAACGGGCGCCGTTTACAGTGTTGCTCTTGATTCCAGTTCTTCTAATGTAATTGATACGATCAAGCTTGTTGAACTTTCGTCGATCGAGGGCTTTGTGTTGCTTGGTGAATCAACGCCGGTGATTCGTATCGCAGGCCTTGACCGTTATGTAGTTCCCGACAGTACGGGACATTTCGTAATCGACTCCTTGCCGACGGGAAGTTTTGAGGTCCTGTTCGGTGACCCGCAGACGATCAATTCGGCCAAGGTAGAATCAACTACGGGCGACACTCTGTACGTAGACTGCTCCGATTCCGTGGTTCAGGTGACCGGGTCTGTTGAATCGGTAGCCACGGAAGTCCCGAATGGCGACTGGAACGAACATGCCGCACTCCTTGCTCAAGTTGACGGTTATGCCGTGGGCGTGCTCGGTGCGGCTGGCGTGACCGATAGTTTAGGAAATATCTCTGCTGCCGAAGGCGAAATCTGTGTCGTAACAACGACTGAAGACTATGTGATTGTCGAAGATACGACCGAGGTGGATTCGGCCGGAAATGCGAAAACGTCCGCCGTGATTGCTCCGGGTTCACTTCGTGAGTGCGCCTACAAGGAAGGTCCAACATGGATTTTGTTCGAAAAGAGCGGCACCTACAATTTGGAATCTCCGCTTCGCCTCGGTTCCGATAAGACTTTTGACGGCCGTGGGCGAGATGTCCGCATTACGGGTATGGGGATTCTGACGCAGGAATCTAGCAATCTGATTTTTGAAAACCTGACATTTACCGCACCCGCTATTACGGTACAGGATACGAGTTCACGCCGAGCGCTTTCGCTCCATAATGGAACGCATCATGTCTGGGTCGACCATTGCGTGTTCGAAGAATACCCGCTGGTGGAACTCGATGTAAAACGAGGTTCCCACAACGTGACGATTTCTTGGTCGCGCTTCGAAAATGCACAGACCGGTGTCCTGTT
This genomic stretch from Fibrobacter sp. UWH4 harbors:
- a CDS encoding type II toxin-antitoxin system RelB/DinJ family antitoxin, which translates into the protein MPMTVLQIRIEDDLKKQVSDLFESLGMDIPTAVRIFFKRALVENGIPFEVKGMPSPTKQDGINLLNALHAAQEQAYKNGVANLSEEEIEAEIKAARMERKKK
- a CDS encoding putative toxin-antitoxin system toxin component, PIN family, coding for MIFAVLDTNVLISAALAHNKYSIPYSVFRGVVERRFVPLVDDNIVREYWEVFSRPKFSFMQETINDIVGNTIKFAINQPVPPSGIELPDSDDVVFYDVARAHQDKGAYLVTGNLKHFPNCGFAVSPRDFMNIITPNKGNHMVNDNSAVYDPTGLLAALHEAQRQAHENGVDNLTEEEIEAEIKAARAERKKRLGTNG
- a CDS encoding DUF2442 domain-containing protein, encoding MNEITEKDVKRLWVEKDAVCVELKDGRIGRELIRDYEPLRKATRKQLENCRVDCDGVWFDDLDEGLDLSGFFSPKKTNPIGRIFWLFPELNASAFARRLGIPQPLFAAYVNGTKKPSSARKKLIDEELRRIGRELLKTVA
- a CDS encoding fibrobacter succinogenes major paralogous domain-containing protein translates to MKKFLVAMGLVAFAVVGCDDSSSASAGQNDEPAVESSSSSSGKVTDKVGEPAEGSSSSDKTSVSSSSSADELSSSSLVEISSCSEGEGTSSSSGQKIESSSSSASGINCSALLEGETGWSWDVPKECRFNPDIDYGSMTDSRDGKVYKTVEIGDLVWMAENLNYADSVTTTSLKGKSWCYNDVAANCDVAGRLYTWAAAIDSVALASDEENPLDCGDGKTCAMPDTVYGVCPPDWHLPTYAEWNALFMAVGGYRTASWALKTQSGWINRDSRTEGNGEDEFGFSALPAGSWSDVGSYYCDEGRNARFWSASEYGEDNAYFLGMNNVFSDASLSPTYKSHGNSVRCVKN
- the ilvC gene encoding ketol-acid reductoisomerase; the encoded protein is MNYFNSIPMRRQLEEIGHCRFMEHSEFSRGVEALKGKKIVFVGCGAQGLHQGLDLRDSGLDVSYTLRKEAIEQKRQSWKNATENGFKVGTYEEMIPDADLVCNLTPDKQHHNVIPAIMKLMKKGAALSYSHGFNIVEEGQEIRKDITVIMVAPKGPGSEVRSEYVRGFGMPCLIAVHPENDPEGKGWDYAKAYAAGLHADRPGVLESSFVAEVKSDLMGEQTILCGMLQTGTILCYDKMVKEFGVEPAYAVKLLQYGWETISEALKHGGITNMMDRLSNPAKIRATELAEKMKKIMKPLYQEHQDNIISGKFSSTMMVDWEAGDKDLLKWRGETGELEFEKVEATDKVITEQEYFDRGVLMTAMIKAGVELAFETMCSVGIKPMSAYYESLHETPLIANLIARKKLYEMNRVISDTAEYGCYLFANKCVPLLADFMKNEVKKDDIGAIYGEGKTTAVDNEELIKVNKNIRQHPVEEVGAWLRERMSGMTKVV
- a CDS encoding deaminase: MNNSQSRSKLRDEVYTQMMCAQARLSKDQNTQMGAVLVSADGRVISTGYNGAPAGFDDETVPYTREKQLLAYDLLDADSGEVLSHHEFEANKYPFMVHAEINALHYARGKVPPGSKLYVIGFPCERCSLDISLSGVAEVFVTKDDYDPKSTLNNGRDTAYYMFAQAGIIVTLCGKRIRPVVSKPLNRA
- a CDS encoding TIGR02147 family protein, whose translation is MVNLFEYLNYREFLRDAYEERHKGDWRFSHRYIADRAGFDASMFNKILQGKRNLTSRLVSVFADIFCNDDREKAYFADMVAFNQAKNHSESRQYLEKLVATKECKVENVAKDQFEYFDHWYHAVIRELVTFYPYVGDDAALGLMVRPPITASQVKSSIALLERLSMIKKNEATGFYEQTQGLISSGSESFSTAVNSYIQQNLNVAQDAMDRFERGERNLSTLAFACDEPTYKELVEMVRRFRREVLAKVGQCEKPNRVFQLGMQLFPLSDPYPPPQRRGRKRRIRGLEMTEGESQVVVDANEATELKDGLTETLRNAEGGAADA
- a CDS encoding right-handed parallel beta-helix repeat-containing protein is translated as MLKNLYKSLLASALLAGSFTACSNDKNVAGGTEAESTVVALQIQVSGNAAYSRVRALPDDFLAEEATEAEWIETDENGFVKIPMEPGAYTVEARHVDGSDATGAVYSVALDSSSSNVIDTIKLVELSSIEGFVLLGESTPVIRIAGLDRYVVPDSTGHFVIDSLPTGSFEVLFGDPQTINSAKVESTTGDTLYVDCSDSVVQVTGSVESVATEVPNGDWNEHAALLAQVDGYAVGVLGAAGVTDSLGNISAAEGEICVVTTTEDYVIVEDTTEVDSAGNAKTSAVIAPGSLRECAYKEGPTWILFEKSGTYNLESPLRLGSDKTFDGRGRDVRITGMGILTQESSNLIFENLTFTAPAITVQDTSSRRALSLHNGTHHVWVDHCVFEEYPLVELDVKRGSHNVTISWSRFENAQTGVLFGLAADIIMDTAQSLTMHHNYFAGLSRDGILAHGGKLHAYNNFFDSVEKSGVVCSDAARCLIEKNVFNNELPVTLYRWYNEDGSPVDSTVGFVNMVENKFSAGGSDSDFADHAVGFVPDYKYESGLADVSLVLRLKNESGSR